In a genomic window of Gouania willdenowi chromosome 11, fGouWil2.1, whole genome shotgun sequence:
- the rnf19b gene encoding E3 ubiquitin-protein ligase RNF19B produces the protein MGSEKDSESPHSSVSAVPNPNLNLNPKCRTGGKRHGRISFHSLFHSKRGSRSTRTTTLTHHPHPQLTPSTLSPTPTNPPYEPVEAAPSITSKPLTCSQPSLSGASSSSSSSSSGEPDLLECPLCLVRQPPQQLPELLSCSHRSCLCCLRQYLRIEITESRVQLSCPECAERLAPRQVADILDDPALLDKYEEFLLRRCLASDPDCRWCPAPDCGFAVIASGCASCPRLVCRREGCGAEFCYHCKQAWHPNQTCDSARQQRAQSLHTHSTHSPSYTQEQGPADDIKPCPRCGAYIIKMNDGSCNHMTCAVCGCEFCWLCMKEISDLHYLSPSGCTFWGKKPWSRKKKILWQLGTLIGAPVGITLIAGIAVPAMVIGIPVYIGRKIHAHYELKKTSKHRRNLAITGGVALSIITAPVIAAVSVGIGVPIMLAYVYGVVPISLCRGGGCGVSRGKGRGVRIDFDEDDGPITVADAWRALKSPSLGESSLDGAASGLSTTTPSEGLSVAPGPLSDTPHFNTLASGALGTRSNMYSRLDVQPGELKESTHRDTGSLGTGSDCASTRGMAGSIISSYTLPDRERTNLEIQVDIETKPSHICLTSEEDLAAHPGSVTMATVSGGGEEPPQDCSSRRGGALSCSTLGLSPGTSVRDVTLAQPESIRSDLEMSDTQSDDIADLMSDECDSPRPKSCQQQQMCRALNPSTEGLHCPTDSNSNIILYV, from the exons ATGGGATCAGAGAAGGACTCGGAGTCCCCCCACTCCTCGGTGAGCGCCGTCCCAAACCCAAACTTAAACCTAAACCCAAAGTGTAGGACGGGGGGCAAACGCCACGGCCGCATCTCCTTCCACAGCCTGTTCCACAGCAAACGTGGCTCTAGGTCTACCAGGACCACCACCCTGACCCACCACCCTCACCCTCAGCTCACCCCCTCCACCCTGAGTCCCACTCCCACCAACCCCCCCTATGAACCTGTGGAGGCAGCCCCCAGCATCACCTCCAAGCCCCTCACCTGCAGCCAACCGTCCCTGAGCGgagcctcttcctcctcctcctcttcctcctctgggGAGCCGGACCTCCTGGAGTGCCCCCTGTGCCTGGTCCGTCAGCCCCCCCAGCAGCTTCCTGAGCTGCTGAGCTGCAGCCACCGCTCCTGCCTGTGCTGCCTACGTCAGTACCTCCGTATAGAGATCACAGAGAGCCGCGTCCAGCTCAGCTGCCCTGAGTGTGCAGAGCGGCTGGCCCCCCGGCAGGTGGCCGACATCCTGGACGACCCCGCCCTGCTGGACAAGTACGAGGAGTTCCTGCTCAGGAGGTGCCTCGCTTCTGACCCGGACTGTCGCTGGTGTCCGGCACCCGACTGTGG GTTCGCGGTCATCGCCTCTGGCTGTGCCAGCTGTCCTCGCCTGGTGTGCCGCCGAGAGGGCTGCGGAGCAGAGTTTTGCTACCACTGCAAACAAGCGTGGCATCCCAACCAAACGTGTGACTCAGCGCGTCAACAGAGGGCGCAGTCGCTGCACACCCACAGCACCCACTCACCCAGCTACACCCAGGAGCAGGGCCCCG CCGACGACATCAAGCCCTGTCCTCGCTGCGGCGCTTACATCATCAAAATGAACGACGGCAGCTGTAATCACATGACCTGCGCCGTGTGCGGCTGTGAGTTCTGCTGGCTCTGCATGAAGGAAATCTCTGACCTTCACTAcctcag tcCGTCTGGCTGCACCTTTTGGGGAAAGAAGCCTTGGAGCAGGAAGAAGAAGATCCTCTGGCAGTTGGGAACGCTAATCGGCGCTCCGGTGGGAATCACGCTCATCGCAGGCATCGCCGTTCCCGCCATGGTCATCGGAATCCCCGTTTACATCGGACGCAAG ATTCACGCTCACTACGAGCTGAAGAAGACTTCTAAACACAGGAGGAACCTGGCCATCACGGGGGGCGTGGCCTTATCCATCATCACCGCCCCCGTCATCGCAGCCGTCAGCGTCG gtatAGGCGTTCCCATCATGTTGGCCTACGTCTACGGTGTGGTTCCCATCTCCCTGTGCAGAGGAGGGGGCTGTGGGGTCAGCAGAGGGAAAGGACGCGGTGTGAGGATCGACTTCGACGAGGACGACGGGCCAATCACAG TGGCGGACGCCTGGCGGGCCCTGAAGTCTCCCAGCCTGGGGGAGAGCAGCCTGGATGGAGCGGCCAGCGGTCTGAGCACCACCACGCCCAGCGAGGGCCTCTCTGTGGCCCCCGGCCCTCTGAGCGACACGCCTCACTTCAACACTCTGGCCAGTGGAGCCCTGGGGACGCGATCCAACATGTACAgcag GCTGGATGTCCAACCAGGAGAACTGAAGGAGTCCACCCACAGAGACACTGGTAGTCTGGGAACAGGAAGTGACTGTGCCAGCACCAGAGGAATGGCTGGATCCATCATCTCCTCCTACACCCTACCTGACAG GGAACGCACCAACCTGGAGATTCAGGTGGACATTGAGACCAAACCCAGCCACATCTGCCTGACCAGCGAGGAGGACCTGGCGGCCCACCCGGGCTCTGTCACCATGGCGACCGTCTCCGGAGGAGGAGAGGAACCTCCCCAGGACTGCAGTTCCAGGAGGGGTGGGGCTTTGTCGTGCTCGACTCTGGGACTGTCGCCGGGCACGTCCGTCCGTGACGTGACGCTGGCCCAGCCGGAGAGCATCCGCAGCGACCTGGAGATGTCGGACACGCAGTCGGACGACATAGCAGACCTCATGTCGGACGAATGCGACTCGCCGCGGCCCAAAAGctgccagcagcagcagatgtgCCGAGCCCTGAACCCCTCCACAGAAGGCCTTCACTGTCCCACAGacagcaacagcaacatcatCCTGTACGTCTGA
- the ndufs5 gene encoding NADH dehydrogenase [ubiquinone] iron-sulfur protein 5: protein MPFLDLNSRLGFNLDHWMLLQSGEQPYKHAARCHAFEREWVRCAHGIGKTRANTECKLELEDFYECMHRQKMRARLYAIRQQRDKMVKEGTYTPPPHHAGQPDNSP, encoded by the exons ATGCCTTTCTTGGACTTGAACTCGCGGCTGGGCTTTAACCTGGACCACTGGATGCTGCTGCAGAGCGGGGAGCAGCCCTACAAACACGCCGCGCGCTGCCACGCCTTCGAGAGGGAGTGGGTGAGGTGTGCCCACGGCATCGGGAAAACGCGCGCCAACACCGAGTGTAAGCTGGAGTTGGAGGATTTCTACGAGTGCATGCACCGACAGAAGATG CGTGCCAGGCTGTACGCCATCCGTCAGCAGAGAGATAAGATGGTGAAGGAGGGGACGTACACCCCTCCCCCGCATCACGCGGGACAACCTGACAACTCTCCATga